One segment of Dysgonomonadaceae bacterium PH5-43 DNA contains the following:
- a CDS encoding L-aspartate oxidase (product_source=KO:K00278; cath_funfam=1.20.58.100,3.50.50.60; cog=COG0029; ko=KO:K00278; pfam=PF00890,PF02910; superfamily=51905; tigrfam=TIGR00551) gives MVHKFDFLVIGSGIAGMSYALKVADKGSVALLCKTTLEEANTFYAQGGIASVTLPYDDFEKHIKDTLVAGDGMCNKKVVEKVVKEAPAQIEELIRWGVDFDKDSKGEFDLHKEGGHSEFRILHHKDNTGEEIQVSLIDTIKRHPNIKVFDYHFAIEILTQHHLGVNITKDSLGVECYGAYALQEKTNEIHTFLSKVTMICTGGIGNIYQTTTNPLVATGDGIAMVYRAKGLVKDMEFVQFHPTALYNPMERPSFLITEAMRGYGGVLRTRNGEEFMHKYDERGSLAPRDIVARAIDNEMKSSGSDFVYLDVTHKDAEETKKEYPTIYEKCLSEGINITKDYIPVAPAAHYLCGGIVVDFNARTTINRLYAAGECSRTGLHGANRLASNSLIEAIVYADAAAKHSISLLKNYSFNESIPEWDDKGTSLTEEMILITQSAKEVGSIMSNYVGIVRSNLRLERAFERLEIIYRETENLFVRSVVSKDICELRNIINVGYLVIKQAMERKESRGLHYTIDYPKKNEIG, from the coding sequence TTTTTTAGTTATTGGGTCGGGCATTGCTGGTATGAGCTATGCCTTAAAAGTAGCCGACAAAGGCAGTGTTGCCCTTTTGTGTAAAACAACCTTAGAAGAAGCTAACACTTTTTACGCTCAAGGAGGGATAGCTTCAGTTACTCTTCCTTACGACGATTTTGAGAAACATATCAAAGATACTCTTGTAGCTGGAGATGGAATGTGCAACAAAAAAGTTGTTGAGAAAGTAGTTAAAGAAGCTCCCGCACAAATAGAAGAATTAATTCGTTGGGGTGTAGATTTTGATAAAGACTCTAAAGGCGAGTTCGACTTACACAAAGAGGGTGGTCATTCCGAGTTTAGGATTCTTCATCATAAAGATAATACAGGCGAAGAGATACAGGTAAGTCTTATCGACACAATTAAAAGACACCCCAATATCAAAGTATTCGATTACCACTTCGCAATAGAAATTCTTACACAACACCATTTAGGAGTAAATATAACTAAAGATAGTCTGGGGGTAGAATGCTATGGAGCTTATGCTTTGCAAGAGAAAACAAACGAGATACATACTTTTCTTTCTAAGGTAACAATGATTTGTACGGGAGGTATTGGCAACATCTATCAAACAACTACCAATCCTTTGGTTGCAACAGGTGATGGAATAGCGATGGTTTATCGTGCTAAAGGTTTGGTTAAGGATATGGAATTTGTTCAGTTTCACCCTACTGCTTTGTATAATCCTATGGAGCGACCTTCATTTCTTATTACGGAAGCGATGAGAGGTTATGGCGGAGTATTGCGCACTCGCAACGGCGAAGAATTTATGCACAAATACGACGAACGAGGCTCTTTAGCCCCAAGAGATATTGTTGCTCGTGCAATAGATAATGAAATGAAAAGTAGTGGTAGCGACTTTGTGTACTTAGATGTTACTCACAAAGATGCAGAAGAAACTAAGAAAGAATATCCTACCATATATGAAAAATGTTTAAGTGAAGGGATTAATATTACTAAAGATTATATTCCAGTAGCTCCTGCTGCTCATTATTTGTGTGGTGGTATTGTTGTAGATTTTAATGCTCGCACTACTATTAACAGACTATATGCCGCAGGCGAATGTTCGCGAACTGGACTTCACGGTGCTAACCGTTTAGCATCTAACTCTCTTATCGAGGCTATAGTTTATGCCGATGCGGCTGCTAAACATTCTATTAGTCTGTTGAAGAATTATTCTTTCAACGAATCTATCCCAGAATGGGACGATAAAGGAACTTCTCTTACCGAAGAAATGATTCTTATTACTCAGAGTGCTAAAGAGGTTGGTTCTATTATGAGCAATTATGTTGGTATAGTACGCTCTAATTTACGCTTAGAGCGAGCCTTTGAAAGATTGGAGATAATCTATCGAGAAACTGAGAATCTGTTTGTTCGCTCGGTAGTATCGAAAGATATTTGTGAGCTACGTAACATTATAAATGTTGGTTATCTTGTAATAAAGCAAGCTATGGAGAGAAAAGAAAGTCGAGGCTTGCATTACACAATAGATTATCCTAAAAAGAATGAAATAGGTTGA